GGAGATCCGTTCGGCAGAGGCGAGTATCGAGCAGCTCGAAGCGGCCGTGGCCGCGGCCAAGGCAACCCGTGAGAAGGCCTTTGTGCGCGCGCCGTTTGACGGCGTCGTGGCGCGCGTCATTGCCGACCTGGGCGCCTCCGTCACCGTGGGGATGCCGCTTGTGCAACTTGTGCGGGACGAGGAACTTTACATTGAAGCGCCGTTTGACGAGGCCAACATGGCCGACATCAAGCTTGGGCAAAAGGTGCGGATCACGCTCGACGCCTACCGCGGTGAAGAGTTTACCGGCCGGGTCAGTTTTATCTGGCCTGTGGTGCAGACACTGACGCAAGAATTGACGCGGACCCTCAACATCAAAGTTGTGGTCGAGGAGGACCACGAACGCCTCCTGCCGGGCATGTCCGCCGACCTGGTCATCATCGTGGACGAGAAAGAGGGGGTGCTCTTCGCACCGTCCGAGGCCCTGATGCGGCAACAGTACGCTTACGTGATCGAGAACGGACGCGCTGTCCGGCGCGAAGTGACGACGGGAATCGGCAATTGGGAGACCGTCGAGATCCGCGACGGACTTAAAGAAGGTGATGTGATCATCACCTCGCTTTCGATCAAAGAACTCAAAGACGGCGTCAAGGTGGCGGTTGTGGATGAACTCGAGGACCAATGAGCCTGTTCGAACATCTAGGTGTTGCGCTCTCGTCCTTGGCGCAGAATAAGGTCCGGTCGGCGTTAACCATGCTGGGCGTGATCATCGGTGTGCTATCTGTAATCCTGTTGATCGCGCTTGGCGAGGGAGCTCAGGCCTACGTCGAGCGCGAGTTCGCGGGGATGGGCAGCAACATCCTCATCATCACTCCCGGCAAGCAGGAAACCTCGGGCATGATGCCCCTGGTGGCAGGGAGTTTCCGCAAGCTAACCTATAACAACGCAAAGGAGATCGAACGCAAGGCCGCCGGCGTCATGGGCGTGTCTCCGCTGGTGATCGGGGCGGGAGCCGTGAAATGGGGAGATCGCCAGCGTAATACCATTGTCATTGGCGCCGTGTCCAATTTTGAGGAGGTCCGCGATATCCATGCACAGATCGGGAGGTTCATTTCAGAGCAGGACGTGGACCGGGGCAACAAGGTGTGCATTCTCGGGACGACCGTGAAGCGGGAACTGTTCGGAAACCAGAACGCGTTGTACGAGAAAGTGGCGATCAATCGCATGAAACACATGGTCGTCGGCATTCTCGAGAAGAAGGGCGTCATGCTCGGGATCGATGTCGACGACCTGGTGCTTGTGCCTCTTACAAGTGGCCAGCAGATGTTCTATGGCGGCGAGGACGAGTTATTTGAGATCATCGTCAAGGCCCAAAGTGCTGAAGACATCGACACCGCGACCGAATCCATCCGCACCATCCTCACGGCGGCCCACGACTATACGGAGGATTTCACCATCACGGACCAGACGTCGATGCTCGACACCTTCGGTGAGATATTCCTGGCGTTGCGCATCATGCTTGCGGGCATCGCGTCCATTTCATTGCTGGTGGGCGGCATCGGCATCATGAATATCATGCTCGTATCGGTGCGCGAGCGGACCCGCGAGGTGGGCATCCGCAAGGCCGTAGGCGCGAAACGGCGTGACATCGCGATGCAGTTCGCCATCGAAGCGGTCACCCTCAGCTCCATCGGCGGATGGATCGGCATCGCGCTCGGGTTCGTCGGCACCTTCATCATGCGGCAGTTCTTGCCCACGTTTCCGGTGTATTGCTCGGCCTGGTCCATCATCATGGCCTTCACCTTCAGCATGACCGTCGGCGTCTTCTTCGGGGCCTACCCGGCCGTAAAGGCCTCGAGCGTCGATCCAGTCGAAGCCCTGCGCTACGAATAGCCTCCCGGCCGCGTGCAAGGTCGTCCATTTCAACCGCATGCGTTCAATCATGTCCGCTCCGATGTTGCGTTCACCAATTACTCTCTGCGAAGCGCAAAGGGTAATTGATGGCGACAAGGAATAAGGAACTCGAGAGACCACGCAATTGCCGTAAGTCCTTGTCCCTCGATAAGAACAAATCCTCGTCGACCACAGACAGCAGCAAGAGGCAAAGAACGAGATGGGTCTTTGTACGACTCGCAACTCGCAGGAATTGGGCTACGGGTTTCGAACCGGAGCACTGTGTGTTCGGCTTCCGGTGTGCGAACGGGACACAGCGCGGAGCATGAGGAACGATACTGCGCGGATATGAACCCTTGACATTTGCCATGTGTGACAAGCACTGGTGTGCCCATGGAACGTCGAGGTTGGGTGTGCTCGCCCCCGTGCTAGAATGTCCTCAGAACGAGGGGACACCGGAAAGAGGAATAGAACAATGGGCCTGCTTCTGATTGCGTCGATGATGTGGGCATCCTTTGCCGCGGAAGACCTGACGGGGGTCGTGGCGCATTATCCGTTTGACGAAGGTTCGGGCGCCGTTCTGCATGACCGGAGCGGCAACGGCTATGATGGTGTGATTGTGGGCGCGCAGTGGGCTTCCGCTGAGGAAGGGGGCGGGCTCCGGTTCTGCAACGGTCCCGAAAGCGGGGATGTGGACTTCGGCGACAATCGCAACCTCAAGATCGCGGGCGACTCGACGATTCTGGCCTGGGTCCGTTTAGACGCTTCGCCGTATCCCGATGATGCCACGAACTGGACGATCATCGATTGCGAGCGTTACCGCGCGGAAGGATTCGTGCTGCGGGTCGACGGAGGGACTTCGCGGGTCATGTACCGCGCGAGCCAAAAAGGCGCGGAGCAGTACGCCTTCGGCGCCACCGTCTTATCCAACCAGACGGTGCACTTCATCGGGGTCGTCCGCCAGGACGACGCCGTCACCGTGTACGTCAACGGCCTTCCGGACGCGTCGTTCGCGGTCCATTCCAACGAGTTCGGCGAGGCGCCGTTCCGTATCAGCGCCGAGGGCCAACCTTTTCGCGGAACCGTTTTCGAAGTTACGCTGCTGAACAGGCCGGTCAGCCCGGACGAGATCGCAGCGCGGTATTGGCGCGGAGCGGAACGGTACCGGAAGGAAGGCGCGCGGCCCGGGCAGTTGTCCCTTAGACCCTTTGTTTACTATGACGAGAAAGTGGCGTGCGTCGAGGTCGCGTTTCTGGGCGTGATGCCGTTGGCTGCGGGCGAACAGGTGCGCGTCGCACTGGTCCGCGGCGACGGTGAGATCTTGGCGTCGCAGGCGGTATCGGAGGTCCCTCGCGAAGGCCGGGGCCGATACTTCTTCCCACTCAACGGGCTTATGGAGGGCCAATATGAACTCCGTGCGGAATTGACGGGGGCCGCCCGAACCGCGCGCACGACGGCGCCGTTTCGCTATCCCGCGCCGGAACCGGCGGTCCCGTCGCCCAAGGATGAGATGATCCCGCCGTTGCCCCGCGAGCCGGCGCCCGTCGCGTGCCGCCTCGAAGCCTCGCCCGGTGGGGGAACCTATGTGACCGTCGCTGAAACGCGGTTGATGCTCGAATCCTCGTTTTCGATTCCGAACAGTGGTGAGAACCGGCTGGCCTGTGCCGATGCCCCGGACGCAACCGGCGAGCCGGAATGGCGCCTCGCCCAGTCTGAGGCCGACACCGTGGCGGCGCGGGGCCGGTTCTACGCGGTGGCGCGCGGGCTGCGGCCTGAGGCCGGCCGCATGGTGGTCACGGACACTATCACAAACCTTACCAGCGAGCCGCTGGGCCTGATTTTCCACAACCGGCTCAGCGCGCGCGACACCCGGTTTGAGAAGGCGCTCGTGGCGGCTAAGCAAACCGTCCGGACCGTGGAGGATTGCCCGCTCAAGTTCTGTCCCACCGTCTTTCTCGTGAGGCCCGACCTGGGCGTCGGTCTCGTGGCCCTGGACGACGTCTATATTGTCCAGAGCCGCGGCGCCTCAGACGGCCAGACATGGGTAGACCTTTATTCCCGGGAGTTCGCCCTGGACGCCGGCGTCGCGTACACGTTGGAGTGGGCCATCTACGCCAACGCGACCGGCGACTACTACGATTTCGTCAACGCAATCCGCCGCGACGAACGTCGCAACGAGGTTTCGATCGAGGGTGGTCTGTCGTTTTTGCCGGGCACTCAACAAAAGCGTGACATCGCCCTCATGCCCGGCCCGGACTACTTTGCCCTGCGCGAGCCAAGGTACGTCACGCTCGGGTGTCTATCGTGGTGCACGGACGACCCTGCGATATCGGTCGAAGGCATCGAGTTTGTTGAATACCCGCAGGAACGCAAACAGGTTCGCGCAATGATGGATGCGCTGGCTGCGATCCGGCCAGGCGCCAGAGGCATGTTCCACGTCGCGCACCAGCTTTATGCGACGAACCGTCCCCAAGAGCGATTCCCCGACTCGAAAGTCGTCGGGGCCGACGGCAAGCAAGCCGTTTACCCTTACCAATATGAGAACGGTACGTATTTCTCCGCTGAACGCGTCGCGGATAACTGGCGCTGGTGGATCTACTACCCCACGCTCGAAAACTCCTTCGGCAAGGCCCTGCTCGACAGCGTAGACGTCATGATGGACGAGATGGGCACGGAGGGAGTGTTCGCGGACGGGTTCCTGTTCGGCTACGGCGGCGAGTACACCTACGACCATTGGGATCGTCACAGCGCGGACATTGATCCTGTGACGCACGTCATCACGCGCAAAAAGGCTTCTGTCCTCCTCGTCACCCAGGACGCCATGGCCGCGTGGTGCCGGAAGATCTGGGCCAAGGGCGGCGTGGTCATTGCCAACGGCGTGGTCCCTACTCGCTCCCTCTGCGCGTTGCCCGTCATCACCGACAAGGAAGTCACCGAGGGACCCGACGTAGCTCTCCTTCCCACCCCCGTCACGCTCGGCAACCCCTCTTTGTGTAGCTCCGAGGAAGGCGTCTATGAGGACGTTTTGGGCAAATTGCGCTGGGGCAATTTGTATTTTTACTACAACGAACCCGCGGCGTTGGCGTACGAGTCCGTCCCCAAACGGATGTATCCCATCACGGTGCAGGAAGTGCATGCCGGATACGTCAAGGGAAGAGAGCGCCTTGTCACCATGCACAGCGGCGTCTATGGCTGGCCCGACGCCCCTGATCTCCACTTGGCCTACCGCTACGACGGACGGGGCCATCCGATCCGCGCTGGGTACGTTACCGCAGTTGACCCCGACTCCGTGCGGACCCGCGTCGTGCTCGAGGATAACGAATGCGCCGTGCTCGAACGTATCCCCCTCCGTATTGAAACTGCTGCACCGTTCCACGTCATCGTAGAGCGCGGCGCCAACGGCAGCCTCCGCCTCCACCTCAATGGCCACGGCACGATCCGCATCCTTATGCCCAACGAGTTCCCGCGCGACGTTACTATTGACGGCCCGCAGGAGGTTGTCTTGCTGCTCCCGGAATCCGACAGTCTTAAGAAGTAGGGGATCGATTGTATATGCAGTGAGACTCTCGCAGGTCGGGCGGAAGCGGCCAGATGTGTCCTTGCTGTGTCGTTTTCTGGCAGATGTG
Above is a genomic segment from Candidatus Hydrogenedentota bacterium containing:
- a CDS encoding LamG domain-containing protein; the protein is MGLLLIASMMWASFAAEDLTGVVAHYPFDEGSGAVLHDRSGNGYDGVIVGAQWASAEEGGGLRFCNGPESGDVDFGDNRNLKIAGDSTILAWVRLDASPYPDDATNWTIIDCERYRAEGFVLRVDGGTSRVMYRASQKGAEQYAFGATVLSNQTVHFIGVVRQDDAVTVYVNGLPDASFAVHSNEFGEAPFRISAEGQPFRGTVFEVTLLNRPVSPDEIAARYWRGAERYRKEGARPGQLSLRPFVYYDEKVACVEVAFLGVMPLAAGEQVRVALVRGDGEILASQAVSEVPREGRGRYFFPLNGLMEGQYELRAELTGAARTARTTAPFRYPAPEPAVPSPKDEMIPPLPREPAPVACRLEASPGGGTYVTVAETRLMLESSFSIPNSGENRLACADAPDATGEPEWRLAQSEADTVAARGRFYAVARGLRPEAGRMVVTDTITNLTSEPLGLIFHNRLSARDTRFEKALVAAKQTVRTVEDCPLKFCPTVFLVRPDLGVGLVALDDVYIVQSRGASDGQTWVDLYSREFALDAGVAYTLEWAIYANATGDYYDFVNAIRRDERRNEVSIEGGLSFLPGTQQKRDIALMPGPDYFALREPRYVTLGCLSWCTDDPAISVEGIEFVEYPQERKQVRAMMDALAAIRPGARGMFHVAHQLYATNRPQERFPDSKVVGADGKQAVYPYQYENGTYFSAERVADNWRWWIYYPTLENSFGKALLDSVDVMMDEMGTEGVFADGFLFGYGGEYTYDHWDRHSADIDPVTHVITRKKASVLLVTQDAMAAWCRKIWAKGGVVIANGVVPTRSLCALPVITDKEVTEGPDVALLPTPVTLGNPSLCSSEEGVYEDVLGKLRWGNLYFYYNEPAALAYESVPKRMYPITVQEVHAGYVKGRERLVTMHSGVYGWPDAPDLHLAYRYDGRGHPIRAGYVTAVDPDSVRTRVVLEDNECAVLERIPLRIETAAPFHVIVERGANGSLRLHLNGHGTIRILMPNEFPRDVTIDGPQEVVLLLPESDSLKK
- a CDS encoding ABC transporter permease, whose amino-acid sequence is MSLFEHLGVALSSLAQNKVRSALTMLGVIIGVLSVILLIALGEGAQAYVEREFAGMGSNILIITPGKQETSGMMPLVAGSFRKLTYNNAKEIERKAAGVMGVSPLVIGAGAVKWGDRQRNTIVIGAVSNFEEVRDIHAQIGRFISEQDVDRGNKVCILGTTVKRELFGNQNALYEKVAINRMKHMVVGILEKKGVMLGIDVDDLVLVPLTSGQQMFYGGEDELFEIIVKAQSAEDIDTATESIRTILTAAHDYTEDFTITDQTSMLDTFGEIFLALRIMLAGIASISLLVGGIGIMNIMLVSVRERTREVGIRKAVGAKRRDIAMQFAIEAVTLSSIGGWIGIALGFVGTFIMRQFLPTFPVYCSAWSIIMAFTFSMTVGVFFGAYPAVKASSVDPVEALRYE
- a CDS encoding efflux RND transporter periplasmic adaptor subunit, which produces MGIRAFGWLILLVAVVAPLVYLSIRESVVEVTAAPVTRGRVEQTVTAIASGTVMSKLDSLVASGFMGTVVGIPFEEGDRVEKDDVLVELNHVDLDAQVALAEANLRVGRSMLERARLAARIYKEIAETRVSQTGAQLKQAESDFGRVKALADRGALSTSDFDKAALALRVAEDSATAALASQRENLVRDEEIRSAEASIEQLEAAVAAAKATREKAFVRAPFDGVVARVIADLGASVTVGMPLVQLVRDEELYIEAPFDEANMADIKLGQKVRITLDAYRGEEFTGRVSFIWPVVQTLTQELTRTLNIKVVVEEDHERLLPGMSADLVIIVDEKEGVLFAPSEALMRQQYAYVIENGRAVRREVTTGIGNWETVEIRDGLKEGDVIITSLSIKELKDGVKVAVVDELEDQ